A window of Mixophyes fleayi isolate aMixFle1 chromosome 10, aMixFle1.hap1, whole genome shotgun sequence contains these coding sequences:
- the LOC142104329 gene encoding metallothionein-like has protein sequence MDPQDCNCATGADCSCKGNCKCKNCKCKSCKKSCCSCCPADCSKCSQGCRCEQGCEKCSCCK, from the exons ATGGATCCTCAAGATTGCAACTGCGCGACAG GTGCTGACTGCTCCTGTAAAGGGAACTGCAAGTGTAAGAACTGCAAGTGCAAATCGTGCAAGAAAA GCTGCTGCTCCTGTTGCCCAGCAGACTGCAGTAAATGCAGCCAAGGATGTCGGTGTGAACAGGGATGTGAGAAATGCAGCTGCTGCAAGTGA